In Dyadobacter sp. CECT 9275, the following proteins share a genomic window:
- a CDS encoding glycosyltransferase family 4 protein, protein MRIICLHQSADLYGSDRSFLQVVEFLKGSGQFSQITVVLPRSGPLSEILESLEVEVIFVEMSLLSKTYLKKFQWGKIIFPLLAFRKKLELIKKYDILYVNTSVILDFYVLAPFLKLKKMIHIREIPAKWLGKILSVLIARSNSLVIFNSYSTQQSFDRFQNSMVIHNAFEGYDYSETSNNSETPDMTNPLKILLIGRINTWKGQDFVIRTLSKLAGENFRLRIVGSTAAGNEELLVQLRALTNGLKLDSKIEFIEFAPDPSEEYKNADLVIVPSTKPEPFGRIAIEAMSVGKPVLAANHGGLPEIIVHGENGFLFEPGNADSFNEYLLKYLINRDLLLSHGIVSRALFLNKFSVDKMHKQLGHAFFVDNILNSEPNETI, encoded by the coding sequence ATGAGAATTATCTGTTTGCATCAAAGTGCTGATCTTTACGGATCTGATCGTAGTTTTCTACAGGTGGTTGAATTTTTGAAAGGATCAGGTCAGTTTTCTCAAATAACAGTGGTTTTGCCAAGGAGCGGCCCCCTTTCGGAAATACTGGAGAGCCTGGAAGTGGAGGTTATTTTTGTTGAGATGTCCTTACTTAGTAAAACTTACCTGAAGAAGTTCCAGTGGGGGAAGATAATCTTTCCGCTGCTGGCCTTCAGAAAGAAGCTGGAGCTCATCAAAAAGTATGATATACTGTACGTGAATACTTCGGTCATTCTTGATTTTTACGTACTCGCCCCCTTTCTGAAACTAAAAAAAATGATACACATCAGGGAAATTCCGGCAAAATGGCTTGGAAAAATCTTGTCTGTTTTGATTGCCCGCTCAAACTCCCTGGTCATATTCAACTCCTACTCCACACAGCAAAGTTTTGACCGCTTTCAAAACAGCATGGTCATTCATAATGCATTTGAAGGTTACGATTACTCCGAAACCAGCAATAATTCTGAAACACCGGACATGACAAATCCCTTGAAAATTCTCCTGATCGGAAGAATCAATACCTGGAAAGGACAAGACTTCGTCATCAGAACGCTTTCCAAACTTGCCGGGGAGAACTTCAGGCTGCGCATCGTGGGAAGTACTGCCGCCGGGAATGAAGAGCTGCTTGTACAGCTCAGGGCATTAACCAATGGTTTAAAGCTGGACAGCAAAATCGAGTTTATTGAGTTTGCCCCTGACCCTTCGGAAGAATATAAAAATGCCGACCTGGTGATCGTACCCTCTACCAAACCAGAACCTTTTGGCAGAATAGCCATTGAAGCAATGAGTGTTGGAAAACCGGTTTTAGCGGCCAATCACGGAGGACTTCCTGAAATTATCGTGCATGGGGAAAATGGCTTTTTATTCGAACCGGGCAACGCAGACTCGTTTAATGAATACCTGCTTAAGTATTTAATTAACAGAGATTTGCTGCTTTCGCATGGAATTGTCTCAAGAGCGTTATTTTTGAATAAATTTTCAGTAGATAAAATGCATAAGCAACTAGGCCATGCATTTTTTGTAGATAACATTTTAAACTCTGAGCCCAATGAGACCATTTAA
- the fcl gene encoding GDP-L-fucose synthase: MIKESKIYIAGHRGMVGSAIHRALRDRGFENIVTRSSSELDLRNQQAVADFFSSEKPEYVFLAAAKVGGIIANNTYRADFIYENLMIEANVIHQAHLNGVKKLMFLGSSCIYPKLAPQPLREEYLLTGLLEDTNEPYAIAKIAGIKLCEAYHDQYGTNFISVMPTNLYGYGDNYHLHNSHVLPALIRKFHEAKEQNKPYVEAWGTGSPKREFLFADDLADACLYLMDHYNGKELVNIGTGEDLSIKELTQLVAQITGYEGEIRWDTSKPDGTPRKLMDVSKLHNLGWKHTTDLTRGVALAYQDFLQNQEEYAV; the protein is encoded by the coding sequence ATGATAAAGGAATCTAAAATATATATCGCAGGACACAGAGGTATGGTGGGTTCTGCCATTCACAGAGCCTTACGCGACCGCGGGTTTGAAAACATTGTGACGCGCTCTTCATCGGAACTGGACCTTCGTAACCAGCAGGCCGTAGCCGATTTCTTCTCGAGCGAGAAACCCGAATACGTTTTCCTTGCAGCGGCAAAAGTGGGCGGCATCATCGCCAACAATACCTACCGTGCCGATTTCATTTATGAAAATCTGATGATAGAAGCCAACGTGATTCACCAGGCGCATTTAAACGGCGTTAAAAAACTGATGTTTCTTGGCTCCTCCTGCATTTACCCCAAACTAGCTCCCCAGCCTCTTCGGGAAGAATACCTCCTTACGGGCCTGCTGGAAGACACCAATGAGCCTTACGCCATCGCCAAAATAGCCGGTATCAAACTTTGTGAGGCCTATCACGATCAGTATGGCACTAATTTTATCAGTGTCATGCCTACCAATCTGTACGGCTACGGAGACAATTATCACCTGCATAATTCTCATGTACTCCCCGCACTGATCCGTAAATTCCATGAGGCAAAAGAACAAAACAAGCCCTATGTGGAAGCCTGGGGCACGGGTTCTCCCAAGCGTGAGTTTTTATTTGCCGACGACCTGGCTGATGCCTGTCTTTATCTGATGGATCACTACAATGGTAAAGAGTTGGTCAACATAGGTACCGGCGAAGACCTTTCCATTAAAGAACTTACACAGCTGGTGGCTCAAATCACCGGCTATGAAGGAGAGATCCGGTGGGATACTTCCAAACCTGACGGTACACCCCGCAAGCTGATGGACGTCTCCAAACTGCACAATCTGGGATGGAAACATACAACGGATTTAACAAGGGGTGTAGCGCTGGCCTACCAGGACTTCCTTCAAAACCAGGAAGAATATGCGGTTTAA
- a CDS encoding mannose-1-phosphate guanylyltransferase produces the protein MKIVHVILSGGVGSRLWPVSRKSMPKQYIPMFGDKSLFQLTAERSKHLVDEVLVVGNKDNYLLSQADMMRAGISEFTEIIEASPRNTAAAIAFAALAVQPENILVVTPSDHIITNEAAYAAALSEGTRLATEGYLVTFGITPTKPETGYGYIEYQGNEVLSFREKPDQPTAQSFLDQGNFLWNSGMFCFRAGTYLAELDTFEPAILQTSRHCWNCRKADFLPAEETLLIPSKSIDYAVMERSGKIKVVKADFGWSDLGSFESIWEHWEKTGEQHRFINNNCVVGSTKHVEFLGVSNLVLVETNDAILVLAKDSSQDVKKIYERLERDKPELVD, from the coding sequence ATGAAAATCGTACACGTCATATTATCCGGAGGAGTAGGAAGCCGTCTCTGGCCTGTATCCAGGAAGTCGATGCCGAAACAGTATATTCCGATGTTCGGAGACAAATCCCTTTTCCAGCTTACAGCCGAGCGAAGCAAACACCTTGTGGATGAAGTACTTGTAGTAGGAAATAAAGACAACTATCTGCTTTCCCAGGCCGATATGATGCGTGCCGGTATATCCGAATTCACTGAGATCATTGAAGCTTCTCCCCGGAATACCGCAGCAGCCATTGCATTCGCCGCACTGGCCGTTCAGCCGGAGAATATATTGGTTGTGACGCCGTCTGATCATATCATCACCAATGAAGCAGCCTACGCAGCCGCCCTATCTGAAGGAACCCGGCTGGCAACGGAAGGTTATCTGGTAACATTCGGAATCACTCCCACCAAGCCGGAAACGGGATACGGTTATATTGAATACCAGGGAAATGAAGTCCTTTCTTTCAGGGAAAAGCCCGATCAGCCAACTGCCCAGTCCTTTTTAGATCAGGGAAACTTTCTCTGGAACAGCGGGATGTTTTGTTTTCGGGCGGGCACCTATCTGGCCGAACTCGATACTTTTGAACCGGCTATACTGCAAACCTCCCGGCACTGCTGGAACTGCCGGAAAGCTGATTTTTTACCTGCCGAGGAAACACTGCTCATTCCTTCCAAAAGCATAGATTATGCAGTGATGGAACGCTCCGGAAAAATAAAAGTCGTGAAAGCAGATTTTGGCTGGTCCGACCTCGGCTCTTTTGAATCCATCTGGGAGCACTGGGAGAAAACCGGTGAACAGCATCGGTTTATAAACAATAACTGCGTGGTAGGCTCCACCAAGCATGTAGAGTTTTTAGGCGTTAGCAATCTGGTGCTGGTTGAAACAAATGATGCGATCCTTGTGCTGGCAAAAGACAGCTCCCAGGATGTAAAAAAAATATACGAAAGATTGGAGCGCGACAAACCGGAACTGGTGGACTGA
- a CDS encoding flippase, with product MTDIKEKKNVIKNVSSLFVVQIANYVFPMISIPMVVRIIGPDKFGVINFASAYIAYFVLLIGYGFDLTATRKVAGDPSNADNRNKTFSEVFYSRCILTGISVVLFMISLATLPQLKEEKMVAIFTFITCFATLFTQNWLFQAMQDLQKVAFLNLLSKILFTVAIFILIDQKDDYIWQPLSISIAQLLIAIVSFIWSIKKYNLKFQKTSFKSCLDLLWSEKTFFLSLVTINLYTITNVVVLGIFQNPTQVGFYTAAQKLIGIIQALISIPLAQALFPYISKAFAENYQKGINIAQQLLPIVLYFTAFCTVGILLFSPLALRILYGSEFDNSVIVCQILAFIPMVVGLGTILGIHLMLNLKLDKLFLRITFTGAIVSIFINIFLVSRFGYVGTAFTWLLTELINLSTLYVTLKNRGIEAINLAYFRPSYIINNVKSLRAHH from the coding sequence TTGACAGATATTAAGGAGAAAAAAAACGTAATTAAAAATGTATCCAGCTTGTTTGTGGTACAAATTGCTAATTACGTTTTTCCTATGATCAGTATTCCTATGGTCGTCAGAATCATAGGACCGGACAAATTTGGCGTTATTAATTTTGCGAGTGCTTACATTGCCTATTTCGTGCTTCTGATTGGTTATGGATTTGATCTTACCGCCACCAGAAAAGTTGCAGGTGATCCGTCAAACGCCGACAACCGGAATAAAACATTTAGTGAAGTATTTTATTCCCGCTGTATTCTGACCGGAATTTCAGTGGTTCTGTTTATGATATCTCTTGCAACGTTACCACAGTTAAAAGAGGAAAAGATGGTTGCCATATTCACTTTTATAACCTGCTTCGCCACTTTATTTACCCAAAACTGGTTGTTTCAGGCCATGCAGGATTTACAGAAAGTAGCCTTTTTAAACCTGCTGTCCAAAATCCTGTTTACGGTTGCCATTTTTATATTGATCGATCAAAAAGATGACTACATCTGGCAGCCATTATCCATCAGTATTGCTCAGTTGCTGATAGCCATTGTTTCCTTTATATGGTCAATAAAAAAATACAATCTAAAATTCCAAAAGACTTCCTTCAAATCCTGTCTTGATCTTTTATGGTCCGAAAAGACATTTTTTTTATCTCTGGTTACAATTAATTTATATACCATCACAAATGTTGTAGTGCTGGGAATTTTTCAGAACCCAACCCAGGTAGGATTTTATACAGCAGCTCAAAAATTGATTGGCATCATCCAGGCGCTTATATCCATTCCATTGGCGCAGGCTCTATTCCCATATATCAGCAAGGCTTTTGCCGAGAATTATCAGAAAGGAATTAATATAGCTCAACAGCTTTTACCCATCGTGCTATATTTCACTGCATTCTGTACAGTCGGAATTTTGCTCTTCTCGCCATTGGCACTTCGAATATTATATGGGTCAGAATTCGATAACTCTGTTATCGTTTGCCAGATTTTAGCATTTATTCCAATGGTAGTAGGATTAGGAACGATATTAGGTATTCATCTTATGTTAAACCTAAAACTGGACAAATTATTTCTCAGAATAACTTTTACGGGCGCCATTGTAAGTATATTCATTAATATTTTTCTGGTAAGCCGGTTTGGCTATGTAGGAACCGCATTTACGTGGCTTCTTACCGAATTGATAAATCTTTCAACCCTCTATGTCACCCTAAAAAACAGAGGAATAGAGGCTATAAATTTAGCCTATTTCCGCCCCAGCTATATAATCAACAACGTGAAATCCCTAAGAGCACATCATTAG
- a CDS encoding SGNH/GDSL hydrolase family protein — protein sequence MRKRTSEYAMGILMQAIMFCSALLCQACSSGKQEPIIPEETVKINKVLILGNSITFHGSKPDIGWTGNYGMAASSESHDYVHLLEGKIKTHNASAQFSIGNIAATFERVFWQADTSHFTTYRDFKPDLIILRIGENITDSLAVEKSLDKHVESLISYLKQNSSPRVCLVGSFWPNANINRIFEELCVKNKWDYVSLDGLYQNRQVNTAINNFANAGVGMHPSDQGMKEISERIWAKIQYLFLI from the coding sequence ATGAGAAAGCGGACAAGTGAATATGCGATGGGTATTCTGATGCAGGCCATCATGTTTTGCAGCGCTTTGCTGTGCCAGGCGTGCAGTTCAGGCAAACAGGAGCCCATCATCCCGGAAGAGACCGTTAAAATTAATAAGGTACTGATTTTGGGAAACAGCATCACGTTTCACGGTTCTAAGCCTGATATCGGCTGGACGGGTAATTACGGAATGGCCGCGAGCTCGGAAAGCCATGATTATGTCCACCTGCTGGAAGGTAAAATCAAAACCCACAACGCTTCCGCGCAGTTCAGTATAGGCAATATTGCAGCCACATTTGAGCGAGTGTTCTGGCAGGCCGACACGTCTCATTTCACTACTTACCGCGATTTTAAGCCCGATCTGATCATATTGAGGATTGGAGAAAACATAACAGACAGCCTTGCTGTTGAAAAATCACTGGACAAACATGTTGAATCCCTGATCAGCTATTTGAAGCAAAATTCCAGTCCGCGCGTCTGCCTGGTGGGTAGTTTCTGGCCCAATGCGAACATTAACCGCATTTTCGAGGAGCTATGTGTAAAAAACAAATGGGACTATGTAAGTCTTGACGGCCTCTATCAAAACCGGCAGGTGAATACGGCAATCAATAATTTTGCAAACGCTGGTGTAGGGATGCATCCGTCGGACCAGGGGATGAAGGAAATCAGTGAAAGAATATGGGCCAAAATTCAGTATCTGTTTTTAATTTAA
- a CDS encoding glycosyltransferase family 2 protein yields MSFSIIIATFNADKVLDRALKSILEAKVPDTEIIIIDGGSKDQTINIIKKYASDISYWITEKDNGIYDAWNKGVKAATKNWIMFLGADDILLPDALIKYSAFLKEHNKDNKLQFVSSRMQLTDVSGKVLRTHGWPWQWPDCLKTTTIAHPGSLHSKALFETYGYFDISYKSAGDFEFLIRPKEKMVSAFMNEVTVIMQEGGISDSPVGIFEHCKAAIITGGYSPLSAYFYTYLTYFKFRTKKLLRKAGVNAYIRK; encoded by the coding sequence ATGAGTTTTTCAATCATCATTGCAACCTTTAATGCCGATAAGGTCCTCGATAGGGCATTAAAAAGTATACTGGAAGCAAAGGTACCCGACACGGAAATCATTATTATAGACGGTGGTTCCAAAGACCAGACCATCAATATTATAAAAAAATATGCGTCGGATATATCCTATTGGATCACTGAAAAAGACAACGGAATATACGATGCATGGAACAAAGGTGTGAAGGCAGCTACCAAAAACTGGATAATGTTTTTGGGTGCCGATGATATTTTATTGCCGGATGCATTGATCAAATACAGCGCCTTTCTGAAAGAGCACAATAAAGACAACAAACTGCAATTTGTATCCTCCCGAATGCAATTAACGGATGTCAGCGGAAAAGTTTTAAGAACGCACGGCTGGCCCTGGCAATGGCCCGATTGTTTAAAGACAACCACCATTGCCCACCCCGGATCATTACATTCCAAAGCTCTTTTTGAAACCTACGGTTATTTTGATATATCCTATAAAAGTGCGGGAGACTTTGAGTTTTTAATCCGGCCTAAGGAAAAAATGGTTAGTGCTTTTATGAACGAGGTAACCGTGATTATGCAGGAAGGAGGAATAAGTGATAGCCCGGTCGGAATTTTTGAACATTGCAAGGCAGCCATTATTACCGGAGGGTATTCCCCGCTCTCAGCATATTTTTATACTTATCTTACTTATTTTAAGTTCCGTACCAAAAAGCTCCTGCGAAAGGCTGGGGTAAACGCATACATTAGAAAATAA
- a CDS encoding glycoside hydrolase family 99-like domain-containing protein: MRPFKPGISLIGFVFMLSVSFAANAQQEMKLGAYYFDGWTGKTYHLTDKLKNNFPEREPVWGWLTSTPEIMEKQIDVAKGSGIDFFDFCWYYNPLSGGKDVANDPKNNALNLYRQARNKNKLGYTIMVANHEGYAIKAEEWNDLCNYWISLFKDDTYLKVYDKPLITFYDMMSLIRTFGTSGKVKEAFETFKSKAVKEGLQGVSIAAIVNETVSLEWANKSGYDIITGYNYHTYGYQYTSNEVVPIDSMRINEERIWNALTRASDKPFIPAITVNWDKRPWEASDVRSPRFSGFSNQSVNQAVSACREWMARNRSEIVPGNIAVLYAWNEYGEGAYLTPCKTGDDVVQGVKKAMLFQIPSATGP, translated from the coding sequence ATGAGACCATTTAAGCCCGGTATCAGTCTGATCGGATTCGTTTTCATGCTTTCCGTATCATTTGCTGCTAATGCACAGCAGGAAATGAAACTGGGAGCTTATTATTTCGACGGATGGACAGGCAAGACCTACCATCTTACGGATAAATTAAAAAACAATTTTCCCGAACGGGAACCCGTTTGGGGCTGGCTGACCAGCACACCCGAAATCATGGAAAAGCAAATCGACGTAGCCAAAGGTTCCGGAATTGATTTTTTTGATTTTTGCTGGTATTACAACCCGCTCAGCGGCGGAAAAGACGTTGCCAATGATCCCAAAAACAATGCTTTGAATTTGTACAGGCAGGCACGGAATAAAAACAAACTGGGTTACACCATAATGGTTGCCAACCACGAAGGATATGCCATCAAAGCGGAAGAGTGGAACGACCTGTGTAACTACTGGATTTCGTTGTTCAAGGACGATACCTACTTAAAAGTATATGACAAACCCCTCATTACATTTTATGATATGATGTCTCTCATCCGGACGTTTGGCACAAGTGGAAAAGTGAAAGAGGCGTTTGAGACTTTTAAAAGTAAAGCGGTAAAAGAGGGTTTACAGGGCGTATCCATCGCTGCCATTGTCAATGAAACGGTCTCGCTGGAGTGGGCCAATAAGTCAGGATATGATATCATTACAGGCTATAACTATCATACTTATGGCTACCAGTATACCTCCAATGAAGTTGTGCCTATTGACAGTATGCGTATCAACGAGGAGCGCATCTGGAATGCACTGACCCGTGCAAGTGATAAGCCCTTTATACCAGCCATTACGGTGAACTGGGATAAGCGCCCCTGGGAGGCGTCTGATGTACGGTCTCCCCGGTTTTCCGGATTTTCAAATCAATCGGTCAACCAGGCGGTGTCGGCCTGCCGGGAATGGATGGCACGCAACCGTTCCGAAATTGTACCAGGAAATATTGCTGTACTATATGCATGGAATGAGTATGGCGAAGGTGCCTATTTAACACCTTGCAAAACAGGAGATGACGTGGTCCAGGGCGTCAAAAAGGCCATGCTGTTTCAAATTCCGTCTGCCACAGGTCCCTAA
- a CDS encoding acyltransferase, with protein sequence MKKLLQKIIQKKNPAFVFDENIDTGILIALFFDKLICLIRSLKLLFYFKKPGLIFLGPNVRFFNMKNISIGKWTKIDRGAYLSGLGRGKLEIGRGAGIGSYSQIIISTSFNNLGEYIKIGNNVGIGQFASLGGSGGLTIGDNCIIGQYFSCHPENHNYDRSDVLIKNQGTTRAAIVVGENCWIGSKVTVLAGVEIGANSVVAAGAVVTKSMPPNSIIGGVPARVIKNRFEA encoded by the coding sequence ATGAAAAAGTTATTGCAAAAAATAATTCAAAAGAAAAATCCTGCATTTGTCTTTGATGAAAACATAGATACAGGCATCCTGATTGCCCTATTCTTTGACAAACTGATTTGCCTGATACGTTCCTTAAAACTGTTATTCTATTTTAAAAAGCCTGGTTTAATTTTTCTCGGACCGAACGTACGATTTTTCAATATGAAGAATATCAGCATCGGCAAGTGGACTAAAATTGATCGTGGGGCGTATCTGAGCGGCTTGGGAAGAGGAAAGCTTGAAATTGGCAGGGGAGCAGGGATTGGTTCTTACAGCCAGATTATCATATCCACTTCATTTAACAATTTAGGGGAATACATAAAGATAGGGAACAATGTAGGTATTGGTCAGTTTGCGAGTCTTGGTGGTTCTGGCGGGTTAACCATCGGCGACAACTGTATCATAGGGCAGTATTTCAGCTGTCACCCTGAAAACCATAATTATGACAGAAGCGACGTTTTAATTAAAAATCAGGGTACGACCAGAGCTGCCATTGTTGTGGGAGAAAACTGCTGGATTGGCTCCAAAGTCACCGTGCTGGCGGGTGTGGAAATCGGCGCCAATTCTGTCGTTGCGGCGGGCGCCGTGGTAACCAAAAGTATGCCTCCCAACTCCATCATAGGGGGCGTTCCGGCAAGGGTAATTAAAAACAGATTTGAGGCATGA
- the gmd gene encoding GDP-mannose 4,6-dehydratase — MNKVALITGVTGQDGAYLSELLLSKGYTVHGIKRRSSLFNTDRIDHLYQDPHVDNAKFILHYGDLTDSMNLTRIIQEVQPDEIYNLAAMSHVQVSFEMPEYTANADGIGTLRILEAVRLLGLTEKTKIYQASTSELYGLVQAVPQSESTPFYPRSPYAVAKLYGYWITVNYREAYNMYACNGILFNHESPLRGETFVTRKITRAAAKIVLGLQDCLYMGNIDAQRDWGHAKDYVEAMYLILQQEKPEDFVIATGVTTRVREFIRKTFAFLGVEVTFSGTEENETGTISAVDSARLLELGIAEGEHLKIGTQVLKIDPRYYRPTEVELLIGDPTKSNEKLGWKPKHTLDTLIEDMATSDLRLFQKDQLLLKEGFGVLNYFE, encoded by the coding sequence ATGAATAAAGTAGCATTAATTACAGGTGTAACCGGACAAGACGGTGCCTATCTCAGTGAACTATTACTAAGCAAAGGATATACCGTTCACGGTATTAAACGCCGGAGTTCGCTGTTTAACACGGATCGAATCGATCATCTTTACCAGGATCCGCATGTAGACAATGCAAAGTTTATTCTGCACTACGGTGACCTGACCGACTCCATGAACCTTACCAGGATCATTCAGGAAGTACAGCCCGATGAGATATACAACCTGGCCGCCATGAGCCACGTTCAGGTTAGTTTCGAAATGCCTGAGTACACGGCCAATGCCGACGGCATCGGAACGCTGCGCATCCTGGAAGCCGTCCGTCTACTGGGACTTACCGAAAAAACAAAAATCTACCAGGCCAGTACTTCCGAATTATATGGTCTTGTACAGGCGGTTCCGCAGTCCGAAAGCACGCCCTTTTACCCCCGTTCGCCTTATGCCGTAGCCAAACTATACGGGTACTGGATCACGGTCAATTACCGGGAAGCATATAACATGTATGCCTGCAATGGTATCCTTTTCAACCACGAGTCGCCTTTGCGCGGTGAAACCTTTGTAACGCGGAAAATCACCCGGGCTGCCGCAAAAATTGTCCTGGGTTTACAGGATTGCCTTTACATGGGGAATATAGATGCCCAGCGCGACTGGGGTCATGCCAAAGACTATGTGGAAGCCATGTACCTCATTCTTCAGCAGGAAAAACCCGAAGACTTCGTTATTGCAACCGGTGTCACTACACGGGTACGTGAGTTTATCAGAAAGACCTTTGCCTTCCTGGGGGTAGAAGTTACCTTCAGCGGTACCGAAGAAAACGAAACCGGGACGATCTCAGCTGTGGACTCCGCACGGCTGCTTGAACTGGGCATAGCAGAAGGGGAACATTTAAAAATAGGTACGCAGGTACTAAAAATTGACCCAAGATATTATCGCCCCACAGAGGTTGAACTGTTGATCGGGGATCCTACGAAATCGAACGAAAAGCTGGGCTGGAAACCCAAGCATACACTGGATACCTTAATTGAAGATATGGCAACCTCCGATTTGCGACTGTTCCAAAAGGATCAGCTGCTGCTTAAAGAGGGTTTTGGTGTTTTAAATTATTTCGAATAA
- a CDS encoding O-antigen ligase family protein, whose protein sequence is MIEIAFLLGLIIFSSLSKKENILYLIVFLLPFHTFIKSCFVYYEGGGNIFTVWKELVIIILCFKVYTNYHIKFSKNLSILLQIFLGVILVFYFFSNNHSDSLATLRDHLFPIILFVALSCCPLDVRVAKKTALIFAVSVIINCIMGFVQNFFLNIPISMLMGRIDFIDDSGYVQYKTTSARILGFERMSGIMGGPNTFGVFCSFTFVFFLGIFLNTKKFLFSFWERNLVLITAILSMVCLLFSFSRAGWVIAFLGALISLRLGAIKIHLRYLVVVGALTALSGFFLLEYFPQVGEVLYNSVTGKEASAADRSNNFNNALEINLTEPFGHGLGTTDHRYKSYEFFAESAFMNIAYEIGLLGLLLLILLHFAIFRKMYDYKGAEFRPFAKIAISVTLPTLLVCFVSINPYGMPYIYLWWLLLGLGINHFNHLSPMLKKRKRKVLKLV, encoded by the coding sequence ATGATTGAAATTGCATTCCTTTTAGGGCTTATCATATTTTCCTCCTTATCGAAAAAGGAAAATATACTCTATTTAATAGTATTTCTTCTCCCGTTTCACACCTTTATTAAAAGTTGTTTTGTCTATTATGAAGGAGGAGGAAACATATTTACCGTCTGGAAGGAGCTGGTTATCATTATTTTATGTTTTAAGGTATATACAAACTATCATATAAAATTTAGCAAAAATCTGTCAATCCTGTTACAAATTTTTCTCGGGGTAATTCTGGTATTTTATTTCTTTAGCAATAACCATAGCGATTCTCTGGCAACCCTTCGGGATCACCTTTTTCCCATCATCCTTTTCGTAGCTTTATCCTGCTGTCCGCTGGATGTCAGGGTGGCCAAAAAAACCGCACTGATTTTTGCAGTATCCGTCATTATCAACTGCATCATGGGTTTTGTACAAAACTTTTTCCTCAACATTCCAATCTCCATGCTGATGGGTAGAATTGATTTTATTGACGATTCCGGTTATGTGCAATACAAAACCACTTCGGCCCGGATATTGGGATTTGAAAGGATGTCTGGTATTATGGGAGGGCCTAATACCTTTGGGGTATTTTGCTCCTTTACATTCGTTTTCTTCCTAGGGATATTTTTAAATACCAAGAAATTTCTGTTTTCATTTTGGGAAAGAAACCTCGTGCTGATCACAGCAATCCTATCAATGGTTTGCCTGCTCTTTTCTTTTTCAAGAGCGGGCTGGGTTATTGCATTTCTTGGGGCCTTGATCAGCCTGCGGTTAGGGGCAATAAAAATACATCTGCGCTATCTTGTTGTGGTGGGTGCTTTAACTGCGTTATCCGGCTTTTTTCTGCTCGAATATTTCCCCCAGGTTGGGGAGGTTCTGTACAATTCTGTTACCGGAAAAGAAGCAAGTGCGGCAGACCGGAGTAACAACTTTAATAATGCCCTGGAAATTAATTTAACCGAACCTTTCGGGCATGGGCTTGGTACTACGGATCACCGTTACAAAAGCTACGAGTTTTTTGCAGAATCTGCCTTTATGAACATTGCCTATGAAATAGGCCTGCTCGGTCTGCTGCTGCTGATCCTGCTTCATTTTGCCATTTTCCGGAAAATGTATGATTATAAGGGAGCGGAGTTCAGGCCCTTTGCCAAGATTGCTATCTCCGTCACTTTGCCAACGTTGCTGGTATGTTTTGTTTCCATCAATCCTTATGGTATGCCTTACATTTATTTATGGTGGCTGCTGTTAGGGCTGGGTATCAACCACTTCAATCATCTATCGCCTATGTTAAAAAAACGGAAAAGAAAAGTGTTAAAATTAGTCTGA
- a CDS encoding acyltransferase, whose product MVRLKFLRKPAAFLGLTPVVIDSLNIFYPIKLRGLIYMLLLKKCGWGFTIDKYVNIQGKKNLSIGEHCVINSFVHVWAGKSGVTIGDRVLIASHVAITSLTHNYASETMRFDKSIDQPIRIEDDVWIGSHAVIFPGVTIGKGAVIGAGSVVKSDIPAYAIAVGVPAKVIKYRF is encoded by the coding sequence ATGGTACGATTAAAGTTTTTACGAAAACCCGCCGCATTTCTTGGGCTTACCCCGGTAGTTATAGACTCATTAAATATATTTTATCCCATTAAGCTACGAGGATTGATATACATGCTGCTGCTTAAAAAATGTGGCTGGGGGTTTACCATTGATAAATATGTAAATATTCAGGGAAAAAAAAATCTTTCCATTGGCGAACACTGTGTTATTAATTCCTTTGTCCATGTCTGGGCAGGAAAATCCGGAGTAACCATTGGAGATAGAGTTCTCATAGCATCGCACGTGGCTATAACATCACTGACTCACAATTATGCATCAGAAACCATGCGGTTTGACAAATCCATTGACCAACCCATCAGAATTGAGGATGATGTTTGGATAGGATCGCATGCCGTAATTTTTCCGGGTGTTACAATTGGGAAAGGGGCAGTGATAGGAGCTGGATCGGTTGTAAAGTCTGATATTCCAGCCTATGCTATTGCAGTTGGAGTTCCGGCTAAAGTAATCAAATATAGATTTTAG